The sequence TGTATATTTTTTAATATAGCTTTGATAATCATTTGACTGCGCTTTTATCTCAAACGTCAGATTGAATATTTTCTGAATTTTTGCCAGCAAATTAAAATTCAGCAACTTATCGCCATTAAAAAGTTGGGAAATAAAACTTGCAGAGACACCAAGTTTTTTCGCAAGATCTTTCTTTTTTAAAGGCTTACCTGAATCATTTATATTTTCAAGTTCACTCAGAAAACGAAACATAATCATTTTTGCCTCATGTTCAAGTTCCTCTTCTTCACTTTTAAAAGTAAAAAGATTTTCGAACTCACTGCTGATTTTATACTTATCCTTAAATTTCATATTCATACCCTCCAACTCTTTCAATTAATGCAATTTCTTTTGAAGAAAGCCTTGTCCCTTTTTTGTGTTC is a genomic window of Bacteroidota bacterium containing:
- a CDS encoding helix-turn-helix transcriptional regulator, with product MNMKFKDKYKISSEFENLFTFKSEEEELEHEAKMIMFRFLSELENINDSGKPLKKKDLAKKLGVSASFISQLFNGDKLLNFNLLAKIQKIFNLTFEIKAQSNDYQSYIKKYTVDSFLHEPAENAVWVWHNLKKPDYHLKDQYFDSTDIGSNENNNVTAA